One window of Haloarcula salinisoli genomic DNA carries:
- a CDS encoding SHOCT domain-containing protein, producing MAVLRERYARGDLSDDEFERRREQLERSLSNRSRSDSGGTVPARNSSGHYC from the coding sequence ATGGCGGTCCTCCGCGAACGTTACGCGCGTGGTGATCTCTCAGATGACGAGTTTGAACGGAGGCGGGAACAATTAGAGCGGTCCCTCTCAAACCGGTCTCGTAGCGATAGTGGAGGGACAGTTCCCGCGCGTAATTCATCTGGACACTACTGTTAA
- a CDS encoding DUF302 domain-containing protein, whose protein sequence is MSYTMETSATGDFDQVVERTVDALEDEGFGVLCDIDVQSTFEEKLGEEFRQYRILGACTPALAHEGLTAEQDLGALLPCNVIVYETDDDDITVSAVDPQQLVGIADNDALDSIATDVTDRFKRVLSAVGNGTR, encoded by the coding sequence ATGAGCTACACGATGGAAACGTCAGCGACTGGTGACTTCGACCAGGTGGTCGAACGGACCGTCGACGCGCTCGAAGACGAGGGGTTCGGTGTCCTCTGTGACATCGACGTCCAGAGCACGTTCGAGGAGAAACTCGGGGAAGAGTTTCGACAGTATCGTATCCTCGGCGCCTGTACTCCAGCGCTCGCACACGAGGGGCTGACCGCGGAGCAGGACCTGGGCGCACTCCTCCCGTGTAACGTCATCGTCTACGAGACTGACGATGACGATATCACCGTGAGCGCTGTCGACCCGCAACAGCTTGTCGGCATTGCGGATAACGATGCACTCGACTCGATTGCCACTGACGTTACCGACCGATTCAAACGGGTTTTATCGGCAGTCGGCAACGGAACTCG